The following proteins are co-located in the Komagataeibacter sp. FNDCF1 genome:
- a CDS encoding restriction endonuclease produces the protein MRAWIMPWLWGWLLLASVPAVAAPDLYRLAPATAGCTQPDAAHRLARLPVTAGTTTMRDHALALLHCQRAGRERTWQQAGRHDDLLLLRPLSAQHGVGALYFPASAVTRVGGGLPSGLLRLVMVGIGAVLAWPVLRHGWRFWRRRMAWCVCRRLIGRHAEALRIRRRQLVQVNSYGVEQTGKWQREMAEFSRTVLQPALRARGLHWAWPIVERAVLARIERVAARPATGAVNTGYAPDMDPIAYERYCAGCLRACGWDAQATPPGGDQGADVIARRDGLRLVVQCKLYRSAVGNEAVQQVSAARLHYQADVAAVVSNADYTSAARQLARSNNVFLLHHDELAAFADRLNRMRKKG, from the coding sequence ATGCGTGCATGGATCATGCCATGGCTATGGGGCTGGCTGCTGCTGGCCAGTGTTCCCGCCGTGGCTGCGCCAGACCTCTACCGTCTGGCACCCGCAACCGCTGGCTGCACGCAGCCCGATGCCGCCCACCGCCTTGCCCGTCTGCCTGTGACCGCGGGCACGACGACGATGCGTGATCATGCGCTGGCGCTGCTCCATTGTCAGCGCGCGGGCCGGGAAAGGACATGGCAACAGGCTGGCCGGCATGATGATCTGCTGCTGCTGCGTCCCCTGTCCGCGCAACATGGGGTGGGGGCGCTCTATTTTCCCGCCAGTGCCGTGACACGGGTGGGGGGCGGCCTGCCATCGGGGCTGCTGCGGCTGGTCATGGTGGGGATCGGGGCCGTACTGGCATGGCCGGTGCTGCGGCATGGCTGGCGGTTCTGGCGTCGGCGCATGGCGTGGTGCGTGTGCAGGCGGCTGATCGGCCGCCATGCCGAAGCGCTGCGCATCCGGCGCAGGCAGCTTGTACAGGTCAACAGCTATGGCGTGGAACAGACCGGCAAATGGCAACGTGAAATGGCCGAATTCAGCAGGACGGTCCTGCAGCCTGCCCTGCGGGCTCGTGGCCTGCATTGGGCATGGCCCATTGTGGAACGTGCGGTGCTGGCCCGTATCGAACGGGTTGCGGCCCGACCCGCCACCGGGGCCGTGAATACAGGCTACGCGCCCGACATGGATCCCATCGCCTATGAACGGTACTGCGCCGGATGCCTGCGCGCCTGCGGCTGGGATGCACAGGCAACGCCACCGGGCGGTGACCAGGGGGCGGACGTGATCGCCCGGCGCGACGGGCTGCGGCTGGTGGTGCAGTGCAAGCTGTACCGCAGCGCGGTAGGGAACGAGGCGGTGCAGCAGGTATCAGCCGCCCGCCTGCATTATCAGGCCGATGTGGCGGCGGTTGTGTCCAATGCAGATTACACGTCCGCCGCCCGCCAGCTTGCGCGTTCCAACAATGTGTTCCTGCTGCATCATGATGAACTGGCGGCCTTTGCCGACCGCCTGAACCGGATGCGGAAAAAAGGATGA
- a CDS encoding GDSL-type esterase/lipase family protein produces MRICFIGDSYVTGTGDETCQGWAGRLCAMERQDGRDVTLYNLGVRGQTSRDVARRWRAESETRLAGRRDGGIVLSFGVNDCATLPDGQPRLTHDQSMAATCDMMTQASHHWPVLVVGPPPTGHEQADGRIRALSTAQEAACARLGLPFLSVWESLLASPLWCPEIARGDGAHPAGGGYGELARIVHVWPAWRAWMDAPP; encoded by the coding sequence ATGCGAATCTGCTTTATCGGTGACAGCTATGTCACGGGAACGGGTGACGAAACCTGCCAGGGCTGGGCCGGACGGCTATGCGCCATGGAACGGCAGGACGGGCGGGACGTAACGCTCTACAATCTTGGCGTGCGTGGACAGACCAGCCGCGACGTGGCCCGACGCTGGCGGGCCGAGAGCGAAACCCGCCTGGCCGGCCGGCGTGACGGGGGAATTGTCCTGTCCTTCGGTGTCAATGACTGCGCGACCCTGCCCGATGGCCAGCCCCGGCTGACGCATGACCAGAGCATGGCCGCCACCTGCGACATGATGACGCAGGCCAGCCATCACTGGCCCGTACTGGTGGTTGGCCCCCCACCGACCGGGCATGAGCAGGCCGATGGGCGTATCCGCGCCCTTTCCACCGCGCAGGAAGCCGCCTGTGCACGGCTTGGGCTACCATTCCTGTCCGTATGGGAATCACTGCTGGCAAGCCCGCTATGGTGTCCCGAAATCGCCCGGGGGGATGGTGCCCACCCGGCAGGCGGCGGCTATGGCGAGCTGGCCCGGATCGTCCATGTCTGGCCGGCATGGCGGGCGTGGATGGACGCGCCACCTTAA
- a CDS encoding phosphoethanolamine transferase, giving the protein MPTTPEMEQVSGLVRFDNMVTPFDYTVGAVPVILSGYDRLRPGAVPGHDLVSVFNAAGFDTWWISNHPRLGPYDSVIGAYSEQARHIAYTTVHGGIMSSPVLDERMLPVVDGAIGHARSPVFIVLHLFGSHENAADRYPAAFSHVGTPYDNSIAYTDHMLAHVRASLAAHGGPSALFYVSDHGVRVNECTGGIPAHGDVRAAYEVPFYFWASPAWQTDHPQAMQAARDNVHAPFTVAAVPASVLDAAGLAHDGTDMRLSALSARPVLPRRIVHGDSAANQGVDYDHSHDDARCHITRD; this is encoded by the coding sequence GTGCCCACCACGCCAGAGATGGAGCAGGTGTCCGGTCTTGTGCGTTTTGACAACATGGTCACGCCCTTTGACTACACGGTGGGCGCCGTGCCGGTCATCCTGTCAGGTTATGACAGGCTGCGGCCCGGTGCGGTGCCGGGGCATGATCTGGTCTCGGTCTTCAACGCAGCGGGCTTCGATACATGGTGGATCAGCAACCACCCCCGGCTGGGGCCGTATGACAGTGTGATCGGCGCCTATTCCGAGCAGGCGCGCCATATTGCCTATACCACCGTGCATGGCGGGATCATGAGCAGCCCGGTGCTGGATGAGCGCATGCTGCCGGTGGTCGATGGCGCCATCGGGCATGCGCGCAGCCCTGTCTTCATCGTACTGCATCTGTTCGGCAGCCATGAAAACGCGGCCGACCGCTACCCTGCCGCCTTCAGCCATGTCGGCACGCCCTATGACAACAGCATCGCCTATACCGACCACATGCTGGCGCATGTGCGTGCCAGTCTTGCCGCCCATGGTGGGCCGTCCGCACTGTTCTATGTATCGGACCACGGGGTGAGGGTGAATGAATGCACCGGCGGCATCCCCGCGCATGGGGATGTCCGTGCGGCCTATGAGGTACCGTTCTATTTCTGGGCTTCCCCCGCGTGGCAGACGGATCATCCGCAGGCCATGCAGGCGGCACGCGATAACGTGCATGCGCCCTTTACGGTGGCGGCGGTTCCCGCCAGCGTGCTGGATGCGGCGGGGCTGGCCCATGACGGGACGGATATGCGGCTGTCCGCCCTGTCCGCCCGCCCTGTCCTGCCGCGCCGTATCGTGCATGGAGACAGTGCCGCCAACCAGGGTGTGGATTACGACCACAGCCATGATGACGCGCGCTGCCACATCACCCGCGACTGA
- a CDS encoding NADP-dependent isocitrate dehydrogenase, with the protein MAKIKVRNPVVEMDGDEMTRIIWHFIRERLILPYLDIDLKYYDLGITHRDETDDRVTVEAAEAVRRYGVGVKCATITPDEARVEEFGLKKMWRSPNGTIRNILDGTIFREPIICSNVPRLVPHWTQPIVIGRHAYGDIYRAAETRIPGPGMVTLRYTPADGGPEQVLDVHDFKGPGVALGMHNTRASIEGFARASLAYGRDRRLPVYLSTKNTILKAYDGMFKDVFQEVYEREFRAEFEKLGLTYEHRLIDDMVACALKWKGGYVWACKNYDGDVESDIVAQGFGSLGLMTSVLLNPTGDVVEAEAAHGTVTRHFREHQKGRPTSTNPIASIFAWTRGLAYRGRFDDTPDVTHFAHTLERVCIETVEGGQMTKDLALLVGKDTKWLDTQPFLDVLDGKLRHALTKA; encoded by the coding sequence ATGGCAAAGATCAAGGTCAGGAATCCCGTTGTCGAAATGGACGGCGACGAGATGACCCGCATTATCTGGCACTTCATCCGCGAGCGGCTGATCCTGCCGTATCTGGATATCGACCTGAAATATTATGACCTCGGCATCACCCATCGTGACGAGACCGATGACCGCGTGACCGTGGAAGCCGCCGAGGCCGTGCGCCGTTACGGCGTGGGCGTGAAATGCGCCACCATCACCCCCGATGAGGCACGGGTGGAGGAATTTGGCCTCAAGAAGATGTGGCGCTCGCCCAACGGCACCATCCGCAACATCCTTGATGGCACCATCTTCCGCGAGCCCATCATCTGTTCCAACGTACCCCGCCTTGTCCCGCACTGGACGCAGCCGATCGTGATCGGCCGCCATGCCTATGGCGACATCTACCGCGCCGCCGAAACCCGCATTCCCGGCCCCGGCATGGTCACACTGCGCTATACCCCCGCCGATGGCGGGCCCGAGCAGGTGCTTGACGTACATGACTTCAAGGGCCCCGGCGTGGCGCTGGGCATGCACAACACCCGCGCCTCGATCGAAGGGTTCGCGCGCGCATCGCTTGCCTATGGGCGCGACCGCAGGCTGCCGGTCTACCTGTCCACCAAGAACACCATCCTCAAGGCCTATGACGGCATGTTCAAGGATGTGTTCCAGGAAGTGTACGAACGGGAATTCAGAGCCGAGTTCGAAAAGCTGGGCCTGACCTACGAGCACCGCCTGATCGATGACATGGTGGCCTGCGCGCTGAAGTGGAAGGGCGGCTATGTCTGGGCATGCAAGAACTATGACGGGGACGTGGAAAGCGACATCGTGGCGCAGGGGTTCGGCAGCCTTGGCCTGATGACCTCGGTGCTGCTCAACCCCACGGGCGATGTGGTGGAGGCCGAAGCCGCGCATGGCACCGTGACCCGCCATTTCCGTGAACACCAGAAGGGACGGCCCACCAGCACCAACCCCATTGCGTCGATCTTCGCATGGACACGGGGGCTGGCCTATCGTGGCCGCTTCGATGACACGCCCGATGTCACCCATTTTGCCCACACGCTGGAACGTGTCTGCATCGAAACCGTGGAAGGCGGCCAGATGACCAAGGACCTGGCCCTGCTGGTGGGCAAGGATACGAAGTGGCTCGACACCCAGCCCTTCCTTGACGTGCTGGACGGCAAGCTGCGCCACGCGTTGACCAAAGCGTAA
- a CDS encoding Rrf2 family transcriptional regulator, with amino-acid sequence MRLTLHTDYALRTLLYMGLHADRRVSIHEIAHAYDISENHLVKVIHRLSRLGLIDARRGRGGGLILAHAPQDIRIGDVVRKTEDDMRLVNCEPAHPEAAGCILSDMCKLRGTLSIALNAFMKVLDDTTLADLLPDNDRPLLLARLSGLASGEASVHRV; translated from the coding sequence ATGCGCCTGACCCTGCACACCGATTATGCCTTACGCACGCTGCTATACATGGGACTCCATGCTGATAGACGCGTCTCCATTCATGAAATAGCCCATGCGTATGACATATCGGAAAACCATCTGGTCAAGGTGATCCATCGCCTCTCCCGCCTTGGGCTGATCGACGCGCGGCGTGGCCGTGGCGGCGGCCTGATTCTGGCGCATGCACCACAGGATATCCGTATTGGTGACGTCGTGCGCAAGACGGAGGACGACATGCGGCTGGTCAATTGCGAACCCGCCCACCCTGAAGCCGCTGGCTGTATCCTGTCGGACATGTGCAAGCTGCGGGGCACGCTGTCCATTGCGCTCAATGCCTTCATGAAGGTCCTGGACGATACGACACTGGCCGACCTGCTGCCGGACAATGACCGTCCCCTGCTGCTGGCACGTCTGTCCGGCCTGGCATCGGGCGAGGCTTCCGTACACCGGGTCTGA
- a CDS encoding DedA family protein, whose amino-acid sequence MLESMGLPLPAETLIISASIYCAATHRLEIQWVALAAVAGAVVGDNIGYMIGRRVGLPLLQKYGARIKLTPDRLVLGRYLFRHHGSGIVFFGRFIALLRVFVALLAGANHMPWPRFMIFNALGGLCWAGGYATGAYYLGRKVTEVSGPASIGLGLAVAAGLIITAIFLRRNEQRLTLQALREARADEAGDNAGL is encoded by the coding sequence ATGCTGGAAAGCATGGGACTGCCGCTCCCGGCTGAAACCCTGATCATTTCAGCCTCCATCTACTGTGCCGCCACCCATCGGCTGGAAATCCAGTGGGTGGCCCTTGCCGCCGTGGCGGGGGCCGTGGTGGGGGATAATATCGGCTACATGATCGGTCGCCGGGTCGGCCTGCCGCTACTGCAGAAATATGGTGCACGCATCAAACTGACCCCGGACCGCCTGGTGCTGGGGCGCTACCTGTTCCGCCATCATGGAAGTGGCATCGTATTCTTTGGCCGTTTCATTGCCCTGCTGCGGGTCTTTGTCGCCCTGCTGGCGGGGGCAAACCACATGCCGTGGCCGCGCTTCATGATATTCAACGCGCTGGGTGGACTGTGCTGGGCCGGTGGCTATGCCACGGGTGCCTACTATCTGGGCCGCAAGGTGACGGAGGTTTCGGGACCGGCCAGTATCGGGCTGGGGCTTGCCGTAGCGGCGGGGCTGATCATCACCGCCATTTTCCTGCGGCGCAATGAACAGCGGCTGACCCTGCAGGCCCTGCGTGAGGCACGGGCGGACGAGGCGGGAGATAACGCCGGACTATAG
- the bluB gene encoding 5,6-dimethylbenzimidazole synthase, which yields MTSMPVFPPAFCDQLHELFMWRRDVRHFRRDPVPESVLAELLATACLAPSVGLSEPWRFVRVDDSARRQAVRDDFSQCNAAALSARAGTDAGRYARLKLAGLDDAPHHVAVLSHPDPAQGRGLGRATMPQTTTWSTVMAIHTFWLAATAAGVGVGWVSILNPERIKAVLDVDPALELVAYLCVGYPAQPAVTPELERRGWEQRAPERREWVHR from the coding sequence ATGACTTCCATGCCTGTATTCCCCCCCGCCTTTTGCGACCAGTTGCATGAACTGTTCATGTGGCGGCGTGACGTGCGGCACTTCCGCCGCGACCCCGTGCCCGAATCCGTGCTGGCCGAACTGCTGGCCACGGCCTGCCTTGCGCCTTCGGTTGGCCTGAGCGAGCCATGGCGCTTTGTGCGCGTGGATGACAGTGCGCGCCGGCAGGCGGTGCGCGACGATTTCAGCCAGTGCAACGCCGCGGCCCTGTCCGCGCGCGCGGGCACGGATGCCGGGCGTTATGCCCGCCTGAAGCTTGCGGGACTGGATGACGCCCCGCACCATGTCGCCGTGCTTTCCCACCCCGACCCCGCACAGGGGCGGGGGCTGGGGCGGGCCACGATGCCGCAGACGACGACATGGTCCACGGTCATGGCCATCCACACGTTCTGGCTTGCGGCCACGGCGGCGGGTGTGGGGGTGGGGTGGGTTTCCATCCTCAATCCCGAACGGATAAAGGCAGTTCTTGATGTGGACCCGGCGCTGGAACTGGTTGCCTATCTGTGTGTCGGCTATCCGGCCCAACCGGCCGTGACGCCGGAACTGGAGCGACGTGGCTGGGAGCAGCGCGCGCCCGAACGGCGTGAATGGGTGCACCGCTAG
- a CDS encoding aldose 1-epimerase family protein: protein MTDDTHTFGDGRLAASVRAHGAELRALRADGRDLLWSGQDPWRRHSPVLFPIVGRLVDDTAWIDGQAYHMTQHGFARDCTFRWLERDETGCRLELVDTPDTRALYPFAFSLVIEYRIDAGMLSVRYCVTNPDDTRILPASLGAHPAFVWPLAPDVDKARHVIEFDQPEPAPVRRLDGGLLLPELFPTPVQGRVLHLDESLFAPDALILDQIASRGLTYRIPDGPGLRLTWDGFPQLGIWMKPGADFLCIEPWHGMASPVGFRGEFSTRPAVFHLQPGQQWRAGWQVGCI, encoded by the coding sequence ATGACGGACGATACCCATACATTCGGTGATGGCCGCCTTGCGGCCAGTGTGCGGGCCCACGGGGCGGAACTCCGTGCCCTGCGCGCGGATGGTCGCGACCTGCTGTGGAGCGGGCAGGATCCATGGCGGCGGCATTCCCCAGTGCTGTTTCCCATTGTGGGGCGGCTGGTGGATGATACGGCATGGATCGATGGCCAGGCCTACCACATGACGCAGCACGGCTTTGCACGGGACTGCACGTTCCGCTGGCTGGAACGTGACGAGACCGGCTGCCGTCTGGAACTGGTCGATACGCCCGATACACGCGCGCTCTACCCCTTCGCCTTCAGCCTGGTGATCGAATACCGTATCGATGCGGGCATGCTGTCCGTACGGTATTGCGTTACCAATCCCGATGACACGCGCATCCTGCCCGCATCGCTGGGCGCGCATCCGGCCTTCGTATGGCCGCTGGCGCCCGATGTGGACAAGGCGCGTCATGTCATCGAATTCGACCAGCCCGAACCGGCACCCGTTCGCAGGCTGGATGGCGGGCTGCTGCTGCCCGAGCTGTTTCCCACACCGGTGCAGGGTCGCGTGCTGCATCTGGACGAATCGCTGTTCGCACCCGATGCGCTGATTCTCGACCAGATTGCCAGCCGGGGACTGACATACCGCATTCCCGATGGTCCCGGCCTGCGGCTGACATGGGACGGCTTTCCGCAACTGGGCATATGGATGAAGCCGGGGGCTGATTTCCTGTGCATCGAACCCTGGCATGGCATGGCCAGCCCGGTCGGGTTCAGGGGTGAATTTTCCACCCGTCCCGCCGTGTTCCATCTCCAGCCGGGACAGCAGTGGCGCGCGGGCTGGCAGGTTGGCTGCATCTGA
- a CDS encoding CHRD domain-containing protein translates to MIRFPTLAALAVSGIVAASPAVAAVLRFEGHFAGEHDTKSRPEGKVEAALNTQTNLVRYTMIWSGLSGPVTAAHFHGPAPAGEEAGVLVPIPSPYKSGQHGALVLSSEQAQALQNGQIYVNLHTADEPNGEARAQLEPITPAARH, encoded by the coding sequence ATGATCCGTTTTCCGACCCTGGCTGCCCTTGCCGTGAGTGGCATCGTCGCGGCTTCTCCCGCCGTGGCGGCAGTGCTGCGCTTCGAAGGGCATTTCGCGGGGGAACACGACACCAAATCCCGCCCCGAGGGCAAGGTCGAAGCCGCGCTGAATACGCAGACGAACCTGGTCAGGTACACCATGATCTGGAGCGGGCTGAGTGGCCCGGTCACGGCGGCGCATTTCCATGGACCCGCCCCGGCTGGCGAGGAAGCGGGCGTACTCGTACCCATTCCCAGCCCCTACAAATCCGGTCAGCATGGCGCGCTTGTCCTGTCATCCGAGCAGGCGCAGGCCCTGCAGAACGGGCAGATCTATGTCAATCTGCACACGGCGGACGAACCCAATGGCGAAGCCCGTGCCCAGCTGGAACCCATCACCCCCGCAGCCCGGCACTGA
- a CDS encoding SDR family oxidoreductase has translation MPDDSSPPSSRRTVLAGVAAGLVGAAAAGRAQAAEMAPPPPALVDPENAYPRPPFPQQSQPWPGLAGKMTPRPDHGETSYRGSGRLNGRKALITGGDSGIGRAAAIAYAREGADVAIAYLPQEEPDAREVVALIRAAGRKAVALPGDLRNRAYCATLVQRAHQELGGLDILVSNAGRQHHQATVLDITDEQFDETFRTNIYALFYLCKAAIPLMPRGGAIIATASVNAFSPSEILLDYSATKGAIVAFVKSLAKQMVARGIRVNAVAPGPFWTALQISGGQTEENIHNFGGETPMGRAGQPVELAPVYVLLASSEASYVTGQVYAASGGTGVG, from the coding sequence ATGCCAGATGACAGCAGCCCCCCATCATCCCGTCGCACCGTCCTGGCCGGCGTTGCCGCGGGACTTGTCGGCGCCGCGGCGGCAGGCAGGGCACAGGCGGCGGAAATGGCGCCCCCGCCCCCTGCGCTGGTTGACCCGGAAAACGCCTATCCCCGTCCTCCATTTCCCCAGCAGTCCCAGCCATGGCCTGGTCTTGCGGGCAAGATGACGCCGCGCCCCGACCATGGGGAAACCAGCTATCGTGGTTCCGGGCGCCTGAACGGTCGCAAGGCGCTGATCACGGGAGGGGATTCCGGCATCGGGCGGGCCGCCGCCATCGCCTATGCACGGGAGGGGGCGGATGTGGCCATTGCCTACCTGCCACAGGAAGAACCCGACGCGCGTGAGGTGGTCGCCCTGATCCGGGCCGCGGGCCGCAAGGCGGTTGCCCTGCCGGGTGACCTGCGGAACCGGGCATACTGCGCCACCCTTGTCCAGCGCGCCCATCAGGAACTGGGTGGCCTTGACATACTGGTCAGCAATGCGGGCCGCCAGCATCATCAGGCAACGGTGCTCGATATTACCGATGAACAGTTTGACGAGACCTTCCGCACCAACATCTATGCCCTGTTCTACCTGTGCAAGGCCGCCATTCCGCTCATGCCGCGCGGGGGCGCGATCATTGCCACGGCCTCGGTCAACGCGTTCAGCCCGTCCGAGATCCTGCTGGATTATTCCGCGACCAAGGGCGCCATTGTCGCCTTCGTCAAGTCTCTGGCCAAGCAGATGGTCGCCCGTGGCATCCGCGTGAACGCCGTGGCCCCCGGTCCGTTCTGGACGGCGCTGCAGATCAGCGGCGGCCAGACGGAGGAGAACATCCACAATTTCGGTGGCGAGACCCCCATGGGCCGTGCGGGCCAGCCTGTCGAACTGGCGCCGGTCTATGTCCTGCTGGCATCATCGGAAGCCAGTTATGTCACCGGGCAGGTCTACGCGGCTTCCGGCGGGACAGGGGTAGGGTAG
- a CDS encoding RidA family protein — protein MTIRRLQPEERLTGAVVHNGIVYLAGQVADDPDLDAEGQTADILRQIDAVLAEAGTSSARLLSVQVFLSDINDIAAMNRAWDAWLDPAAKPARATVEARLADPRWKVEITGIAALP, from the coding sequence ATGACGATCAGACGCCTGCAACCCGAGGAACGGCTGACTGGTGCCGTTGTGCATAACGGTATTGTCTACCTTGCAGGTCAGGTGGCCGATGACCCTGACCTGGATGCCGAAGGCCAGACCGCGGACATCCTGCGCCAGATCGATGCCGTTCTGGCCGAAGCGGGTACCAGCAGCGCACGCCTGCTGTCGGTCCAGGTTTTCCTGAGTGACATCAATGATATCGCCGCGATGAACCGCGCATGGGACGCCTGGCTGGATCCGGCGGCCAAGCCAGCCCGCGCCACGGTCGAGGCCCGTCTGGCCGATCCGCGCTGGAAGGTCGAGATAACCGGTATCGCAGCCCTTCCCTGA
- a CDS encoding FUSC family protein → MGGLRARFRWLYAPRVADFGFALRTTVAALLALVIALWMEMDDPQWAAMTTWIVAQNSRGQSLSKARWRLLGTFGGAVAGVALIAALPQASWLLFPVLAAWVGVCCGLATFLRNFHSYALVLMAFTSGLIALNAANTPQDVFAIALSRSTYIFLGIVCESVLASIFAPRLADVARREIGLRVARAIGQAGQALDGMLAGQDVGFLRSRTLLGSVFSISDQIEFSEVEMRHRTHAGDHARAALATVAVVMSRGMGLVARMHEAGPLPPAFMAPLAMARVLAGRMQADMNAPDPVARIPALRARIRATGAECRQRLVNDIIAASAPVPPDGDMARQHLDGYILNASLGVLLARLDGALAHLAATQAPPAHDHFRFSTPPWRDRTDAWHNGVRSAGAVLAGGLVWECTGWPDGATFAMFVVVTCSRFAANENPVHDSLGFLRGAVWAVVVAAFLTFVVLPEQAVWETLVLSLFVPMLVGGLALRDGRTVGTAAPYNNFLPFMVYPGNQSRLDELTFFNTNSAVVLGIWCSVLVFRLVLPFDPDAERWRMRRQMVSDLGRIARVRAIPDTGAWVTALTARFARLVRHASTMSDAQTNAYLDGVLSTMTVGLNLIRLRRMIARRSLPPAIHQAMENTLAAFATWRGAPSASPARVAAGALVLVREQVMREGNLSMRLDLGWCVAYLEILVRELTAHARFFDITHRFHVPPGPLPAREDTPTIRNSP, encoded by the coding sequence ATGGGCGGGTTACGGGCGCGGTTCCGCTGGCTTTACGCCCCGCGCGTGGCCGACTTCGGCTTTGCGCTGCGTACGACCGTCGCGGCCCTGCTGGCCCTGGTCATTGCCCTGTGGATGGAAATGGACGACCCCCAGTGGGCAGCCATGACCACATGGATCGTGGCCCAGAACTCACGCGGGCAGAGCCTGTCCAAGGCACGGTGGCGGCTGCTGGGCACCTTTGGCGGTGCGGTGGCGGGCGTTGCCCTGATTGCGGCGCTGCCACAGGCATCGTGGCTGCTGTTTCCCGTGCTGGCGGCCTGGGTGGGGGTATGCTGCGGGCTTGCGACCTTCCTGCGCAACTTCCATTCCTATGCGCTGGTGCTCATGGCCTTTACCAGCGGCCTGATTGCCCTGAACGCGGCCAATACACCGCAGGATGTGTTTGCGATTGCCCTGTCGCGTTCGACCTACATCTTTCTGGGCATCGTGTGCGAAAGCGTGCTGGCGTCGATTTTCGCCCCACGGCTGGCCGATGTGGCCCGGCGCGAGATCGGGCTCAGGGTGGCCCGCGCCATCGGCCAGGCCGGGCAGGCGCTTGACGGCATGCTGGCAGGGCAGGACGTGGGTTTCCTGCGTTCACGCACGTTGCTGGGTTCGGTATTTTCCATATCCGACCAGATCGAGTTCAGCGAAGTGGAAATGCGGCATCGCACCCATGCGGGCGACCATGCGCGCGCGGCGCTTGCCACGGTCGCGGTGGTAATGTCACGCGGGATGGGACTGGTCGCGCGCATGCATGAAGCCGGTCCGCTGCCCCCGGCCTTCATGGCCCCGCTGGCCATGGCGCGGGTGCTGGCCGGCCGCATGCAGGCGGACATGAACGCACCCGACCCCGTGGCGCGTATTCCCGCCCTGCGCGCGCGCATACGCGCCACGGGGGCCGAATGCCGCCAGCGCCTGGTCAATGACATCATTGCCGCATCCGCGCCCGTGCCGCCGGACGGGGACATGGCACGGCAGCATCTTGACGGATATATTCTCAATGCTTCCCTCGGGGTGCTGCTTGCACGGCTGGACGGGGCGCTGGCGCATCTGGCCGCAACCCAGGCCCCTCCGGCGCATGACCATTTCCGTTTTTCCACCCCGCCATGGCGGGACCGCACGGATGCGTGGCACAATGGCGTGCGCTCCGCTGGCGCGGTGCTGGCGGGCGGGCTGGTGTGGGAATGTACCGGCTGGCCTGACGGGGCCACGTTCGCGATGTTCGTGGTGGTGACGTGCAGCCGCTTTGCCGCCAATGAAAATCCGGTGCACGACAGTCTGGGCTTCCTGCGCGGGGCGGTGTGGGCGGTCGTGGTGGCGGCGTTCCTGACCTTTGTGGTGCTGCCCGAACAGGCGGTGTGGGAAACGCTGGTGCTCTCGCTGTTCGTGCCCATGCTTGTGGGGGGGCTTGCGCTGCGCGACGGGCGCACCGTGGGCACGGCCGCGCCCTACAACAATTTCCTGCCGTTCATGGTCTATCCGGGCAATCAGTCCCGGCTGGATGAACTGACCTTTTTCAATACCAACAGTGCGGTCGTGCTGGGCATATGGTGCAGCGTGCTGGTATTCCGCCTTGTGCTGCCCTTTGACCCGGATGCGGAACGCTGGCGCATGCGCCGCCAGATGGTGAGCGATCTGGGCCGCATCGCGCGCGTACGCGCCATACCGGACACGGGGGCGTGGGTCACGGCGCTTACGGCCCGCTTTGCACGGCTGGTCCGTCATGCATCCACCATGTCCGATGCCCAGACCAATGCCTATCTGGATGGCGTGCTCTCGACCATGACCGTCGGGCTGAACCTGATCCGCCTGCGCCGCATGATCGCGCGGCGCAGCCTGCCGCCCGCCATCCATCAGGCCATGGAAAACACGCTGGCCGCCTTTGCCACATGGCGGGGTGCGCCATCCGCAAGTCCCGCCCGCGTGGCCGCCGGGGCGCTGGTACTGGTGCGTGAACAGGTGATGCGCGAAGGTAACCTGTCGATGCGCCTCGACCTGGGATGGTGCGTGGCCTATCTGGAAATACTGGTGCGTGAACTGACGGCCCATGCCCGTTTTTTCGATATCACGCACCGTTTCCATGTGCCGCCCGGTCCGCTGCCGGCCCGGGAGGACACACCCACCATAAGGAACAGCCCATGA